The following proteins come from a genomic window of Gynuella sunshinyii YC6258:
- a CDS encoding HDOD domain-containing protein, whose amino-acid sequence MSDLPILVQQYLSNHHLSHHILSTPTFELPVTVEVTLLEDESGRVQLFSSSNCLLEKHRLKAVTGRDLKAVSLLEQQKLKHKLGLSNFPALDGLLPYETWIDKSVFLSDPVYIRAGNEEKLISLEDVKKLYLSEQVREVDLCRRIPVSEIEYHMGVEQDQNEIHSAIRNLTSLRIKKRIEETLDIPPLSATAEAIIRLRVDPDADVNKLAGIVERDPPLAAQVVSWASSSYYAAPGSIRSVQDAIIRVLGYDLVMNLALGLSLGKILNLPKHEAEGSSPYWKQAVYMAATVVKLKDLIPPALRPGFGLTYLSGLLHNFGYLVLAHSFPPHFDQIIQHLELNPHLNPMHVERHILGISREQIAAALLKSWNLPEEVCVGIRYLQEPDYAGVYSDYAHLNYLALRLLRKYRLLSGPDEQIDTSIFKNLYMNADEIPSVMEEIVASREELDAISQSLSDPV is encoded by the coding sequence ATGTCTGATTTACCTATTTTGGTTCAGCAGTACTTATCCAATCATCATCTTTCTCATCATATTTTATCTACGCCGACATTTGAGTTACCGGTGACTGTGGAAGTAACACTACTGGAGGATGAGAGTGGACGGGTACAGCTGTTTTCATCATCCAACTGTTTGCTGGAAAAACACCGGCTGAAAGCCGTCACCGGTCGTGATCTGAAAGCCGTCAGCCTGCTGGAACAGCAGAAGCTCAAGCATAAACTCGGCTTGTCGAATTTTCCGGCGCTCGATGGTTTGTTGCCTTACGAAACCTGGATAGATAAAAGCGTTTTTCTGAGTGATCCGGTTTATATCCGGGCGGGTAATGAAGAAAAGCTGATCAGTCTCGAAGATGTCAAAAAGTTATATTTGAGCGAACAGGTGAGAGAAGTCGATCTGTGCCGGAGAATCCCAGTGAGTGAGATCGAATATCACATGGGAGTCGAGCAGGATCAGAATGAGATCCACAGTGCTATTCGTAACCTGACGTCGCTGCGCATTAAAAAGCGGATTGAGGAAACCCTTGATATTCCGCCATTGTCAGCAACCGCAGAAGCCATTATCCGGCTCAGAGTCGATCCCGATGCTGATGTGAACAAGCTGGCGGGCATAGTTGAGCGCGATCCTCCGTTGGCAGCTCAGGTGGTCAGTTGGGCGAGTTCATCCTATTATGCCGCGCCGGGCTCCATCAGATCGGTCCAGGATGCCATTATCCGGGTGTTGGGATACGACCTGGTCATGAACCTGGCGCTCGGGTTGTCCCTCGGCAAAATCCTTAATCTGCCCAAACATGAAGCGGAGGGTAGCTCGCCCTATTGGAAGCAGGCTGTATATATGGCCGCTACGGTGGTGAAGCTTAAAGATCTGATTCCGCCGGCGCTGCGACCAGGGTTTGGACTGACCTATCTGAGCGGATTATTGCATAACTTCGGTTATCTGGTTCTGGCACATTCATTTCCTCCCCATTTTGATCAGATCATTCAACACTTGGAGCTGAATCCGCATTTGAATCCCATGCATGTGGAACGTCATATTCTGGGGATTTCCCGTGAACAGATTGCGGCCGCCTTACTAAAGTCCTGGAATCTGCCGGAAGAGGTGTGTGTCGGGATTCGTTATCTGCAAGAGCCTGATTATGCCGGGGTTTATAGTGATTATGCTCACTTGAATTATCTGGCGTTAAGGTTGCTTAGAAAGTACCGTCTGCTGTCAGGGCCGGATGAACAGATTGATACATCCATTTTTAAAAACCTGTACATGAACGCTGATGAAATACCCTCTGTAATGGAAGAAATCGTTGCTTCGAGAGAGGAGCTGGACGCCATCAGCCAAAGTCTGAGCGATCCGGTATGA